In a single window of the Alphaproteobacteria bacterium LSUCC0684 genome:
- a CDS encoding phytoene desaturase family protein, with the protein MIYDAIIIGAGHNGLTAAGYLAGKGKSVLVLERRDVIGGAALTTEFAPGFRNSEFSYVVSLLDPEVIRDLDLEQHGLNIIPREGASITFGPEGHLWLPQKLEDSCREIAKFSRNDAENYARLDELLEDICAILRPLMRATPYNLTSSLFSQISDALATGRVLAKASLENRAHLAELMTKSVGHYLDQWFETDILKGTMAYSGSVGNFVSPYHPSTAYVLLHHVFGQVNGKTGAWGHARGGMGAITQAMASSARARGVEIRTEADVTGALINAGRIDGVRLGNGEEIRARSVIANCHPQILFGNIIAFDDLPGDFSRRIKGYRSESGSFRMNLAISELPKFSSLKGLDTPPEMMLNGSNNVMPSIAYIQQAYDDARTHGWARKPVIEFCIPSLLDDSLAPKGAHVMSLFCQHFQRHLPDGRSWDDARDEAADTVIDTIEEFAPGFRQSIIARQINSPLDIERKLNMVGGDIFHGALHLDQLYAMRPVVGAADYRMPIRGLYLGGSGAHPGGGVSGLPGRNCAKAVLRDL; encoded by the coding sequence ATGATATATGATGCGATTATTATCGGCGCCGGCCATAACGGGCTGACCGCGGCGGGATATCTTGCCGGCAAGGGGAAATCCGTGCTGGTACTGGAACGACGTGATGTGATCGGCGGGGCGGCGCTGACCACCGAATTTGCCCCCGGATTCCGGAATTCCGAATTTTCCTATGTGGTCAGCCTGCTTGATCCCGAAGTGATCCGTGATCTTGATCTTGAACAGCACGGGCTCAACATTATCCCGCGAGAAGGTGCATCGATCACCTTCGGCCCGGAAGGTCATCTGTGGCTTCCCCAGAAACTCGAGGATTCCTGCCGCGAAATTGCGAAATTTTCCAGAAATGACGCCGAAAACTATGCCCGGCTTGATGAGTTACTGGAAGATATCTGCGCTATTCTGAGGCCGCTCATGCGGGCCACGCCCTATAATCTCACCTCATCGCTTTTCAGCCAGATTTCGGACGCGCTTGCCACCGGCCGGGTGCTTGCCAAAGCCTCGCTGGAAAACCGTGCCCATCTCGCCGAGCTCATGACCAAATCGGTGGGGCATTACCTTGATCAGTGGTTTGAAACAGATATTCTCAAGGGCACGATGGCCTATAGCGGCAGCGTCGGCAATTTTGTCAGCCCGTATCACCCCAGCACGGCCTATGTGCTGCTGCATCATGTCTTCGGTCAGGTCAATGGCAAGACCGGTGCCTGGGGCCATGCAAGGGGCGGGATGGGCGCGATAACACAAGCCATGGCCAGTTCCGCCCGGGCCAGAGGGGTTGAAATCCGCACCGAGGCCGACGTCACGGGCGCGTTGATCAATGCCGGCCGCATCGACGGCGTTCGCCTCGGCAATGGTGAGGAAATCCGGGCCCGAAGTGTTATCGCCAACTGCCATCCGCAAATCCTCTTCGGCAATATCATCGCGTTTGATGACCTGCCCGGTGATTTCAGCCGCCGGATCAAAGGATATCGTTCCGAATCAGGCAGTTTCAGGATGAATCTGGCGATCAGCGAGTTGCCGAAATTCTCCTCCCTCAAAGGGCTGGATACGCCGCCGGAGATGATGCTGAACGGCTCGAACAACGTCATGCCATCAATCGCCTATATCCAACAGGCCTATGATGATGCCCGCACCCATGGCTGGGCCCGAAAGCCGGTGATCGAATTCTGCATCCCCAGCCTTCTTGACGACAGCCTGGCCCCGAAAGGCGCCCATGTCATGAGTCTGTTCTGTCAGCATTTCCAGCGGCACCTTCCCGATGGGCGGAGCTGGGATGATGCCCGGGATGAAGCCGCCGATACGGTAATCGATACGATTGAGGAATTTGCCCCCGGATTCCGGCAATCCATCATCGCAAGACAGATCAATTCACCCCTTGATATCGAACGCAAACTCAACATGGTTGGCGGTGATATTTTCCATGGCGCGCTGCATCTTGACCAGCTCTATGCGATGCGGCCCGTGGTGGGGGCGGCGGATTACCGGATGCCGATACGCGGGCTTTATCTTGGCGGCTCCGGCGCGCATCCGGGTGGCGGGGTGAGTGGCCTGCCCGGGCGAAACTGCGCAAAAGCGGTGTTGCGTGATCTCTGA